A single region of the Homalodisca vitripennis isolate AUS2020 unplaced genomic scaffold, UT_GWSS_2.1 ScUCBcl_4639;HRSCAF=10925, whole genome shotgun sequence genome encodes:
- the LOC124373010 gene encoding neurogenic protein big brain-like, translating to MATATLSVPDNQSVEFGIATLLEKVSAMRRDDTGPPRLLPAKAEMRTLEFWRSIISECLASFFYVFVVCGASVAVAPSGSPGLLVIANALASGFAIAALTQSFGHVS from the coding sequence ATGGCGACAGCGACTTTATCAGTGCCGGACAACCAGAGTGTGGAGTTCGGCATCGCGACGCTGCTGGAGAAGGTCAGCGCAATGCGTCGCGACGATACCGGGCCTCCGCGCCTTCTGCCAGCCAAGGCGGAGATGCGCACTTTGGAGTTTTGGAGGTCCATCATCTCCGAGTGTCTAGCTTCCTTCTTCTACGTGTTCGTGGTGTGCGGGGCCTCTGTTGCCGTCGCTCCCTCGGGCTCCCCGGGCCTCCTCGTCATCGCGAACGCGCTGGCGTCGGGCTTCGCCATCGCCGCCCTCACCCAGTCCTTCGGCCACGTCTCAG